Proteins from one Coffea arabica cultivar ET-39 chromosome 8c, Coffea Arabica ET-39 HiFi, whole genome shotgun sequence genomic window:
- the LOC113706928 gene encoding exocyst complex component EXO70A1, which produces MGEMVDKGIEHLVSARKSLKLSLDKSKALGLSLEKIGPRLDEINQRLPSLEAAVRPIRAQKDALAAVGGHINRAVVPATAVLKVFDAIHGLEKSLSDPQSDLPGYLGVLKRLEEALMFLGENCGMAIQWLADIVEYLEDHKVADSRFISNLKKALEHLRELQMNEERGCLDGGLLEAALDRLEIEFRRLLTENSVPLPMSSSPLPGEQACIAPSPLPVAVIQKLQAILGRLIANNRLDKCISIYIEVRSSNVRASLQALNLDYLEISVSEFNDVLSIEGHIAQWGKHLEFAVKHLFEAEYKLCNDVFERLGLDVWMSCFAKIAAQAGILAFLQFGKTVTESKKDPIKLLKLLDIFASLNKLRLDFNRLFGGGACAEIQNLTRDLIRRVIEGACEIFWELSVQVELQRQVPPPPDGSVPKLVIFIADYCNKLLGDDYKSILTQVLVIERSWKHEKFQERLLIGELLSLMRSVELNLDKWSKAYEDAVLSSIFLMNNHWHLYKHLKGTKLGSLLGDSWLREHERNKEYHSAIFLSESWGKLPSLLSREGLILFSGGRATARDLVKKRLKAFNEAFDDMYKKQSNWVILDKDLREKTCQVIVQAIVPVYRSYMQNYGPLVEQDASASKYAKYTAQSLEKMLNSLFQPKPVKYGSFKVRQSSGKFNNGVTDHCHSTSPVAK; this is translated from the coding sequence ATGGGAGAGATGGTGGATAAAGGGATTGAACATTTGGTATCTGCAAGAAAATCACTGAAGCTCAGTTTAGACAAATCTAAAGCATTAGGTTTATCTCTTGAGAAAATTGGACCTAGATTAGATGAGATTAATCAGAGATTACCATCATTAGAAGCTGCCGTTAGACCAATTCGGGCACAGAAGGATGCTCTTGCTGCTGTTGGAGGTCATATAAATCGAGCTGTGGTCCCTGCCACTGCTGTTCTTAAGGTTTTTGATGCCATCCATGGCCTGGAAAAGTCCTTGTCTGATCCCCAATCAGATCTTCCTGGGTACCTTGGTGTCCTGAAGAGACTTGAGGAGGCATTGATGTTTTTGGGGGAAAACTGCGGCATGGCAATTCAGTGGTTGGCTgatattgtggagtatttagaGGATCATAAGGTTGCAGATAGTAGGTTCATTTCGAATTTGAAGAAGGCACTGGAGCATCTTAGGGAGTTGCAGATGAATGAGGAAAGGGGTTGTCTTGATGGGGGGCTGCTTGAGGCTGCCTTGGACAGGTTAGAGATTGAATTTCGGCGGCTTTTGACAGAGAACAGTGTGCCGTTGCCTATGTCTTCATCTCCTTTGCCTGGAGAACAAGCCTGCATTGCACCATCTCCGCTGCCAGTTGCTGTCATTCAAAAATTGCAGGCTATCCTTGGTAGGTTAATTGCCAATAATAGACTTGATAAATGCATCTCTATTTATATTGAAGTCCGTAGCTCAAATGTTCGGGCAAGTTTGCAGGCACTTAATTTGGATTACCTTGAGATATCTGTCTCTGAGTTCAATGATGTGTTAAGTATAGAAGGCCACATAGCTCAATGGGGAAAGCATTTGGAGTTTGCTGTGAAGCACCTGTTCGAGGCTGAGTATAAACTTTGTAACGATGTGTTTGAAAGATTAGGTTTGGATGTTTGGATGAGCTGCTTTGCAAAAATTGCTGCCCAAGCAGGTATCCTTGCATTCCTTCAATTTGGGAAAACTGTTACAGAGAGTAAAAAAGATCCAATTAAGCTGTTAAAGCTGTTGGATATCTTTGCATCTTTGAACAAGTTAAGATTAGATTTTAACCGGCTCTTTGGTGGAGGAGCCTGTGCTGAAATCCAAAATCTGACAAGGGATCTCATCAGGAGGGTGATAGAAGGGGCTTGTGAAATCTTTTGGGAGCTTTCAGTTCAGGTTGAATTGCAGAGGCAAGTGCCACCTCCTCCAGATGGCAGTGTCCCAAAGCTGGTTATCTTTATTGCTGATTATTGCAACAAGTTGCTTGGAGATGACTACAAGTCAATTCTGACTCAAGTTCTGGTGATTGAAAGAAGTTGGAAGCATGAGAAATTCCAGGAGAGGCTTCTCATTGGGGAGTTGTTGAGTTTAATGAGATCTGTTGAGCTGAATCTGGATAAGTGGTCAAAAGCTTATGAGGACGCTGTTTTGTCAAGCATCTTCTTAATGAATAATCACTGGCATTTGTACAAGCACCTTAAAGGTACAAAGCTGGGGAGTCTACTGGGAGATTCTTGGTTAAGAGAACATGAACGAAATAAGGAGTACCATTCTGCTATATTTTTGAGTGAGAGCTGGGGAAAACTTCCTTCTTTGTTAAGCAGGGAAGGTCTCATTTTGTTTTCTGGTGGACGTGCTACTGCTCGTGACCTGGTCAAGAAAAGATTGAAAGCTTTCAATGAAGCCTTCGATGACATGTATAAGAAGCAGTCCAACTGGGTTATATTGGACAAAGATTTGCGAGAGAAGACGTGTCAAGTTATAGTTCAGGCAATTGTGCCTGTTTATCGTAGCTACATGCAGAACTATGGCCCTTTGGTTGAGCAAGATGCAAGTGCGAGCAAATATGCCAAGTACACTGCTCAATCTTTGGAGAAAATGCTCAATTCTCTGTTTCAGCCGAAGCCTGTGAAGTATGGGAGCTTCAAAGTTAGGCAATCTAGTGGGAAATTCAACAATGGGGTGACAGATCATTGTCATAGCACTTCTCCTGTGGCAAAATAA